From a region of the Arachis ipaensis cultivar K30076 chromosome B09, Araip1.1, whole genome shotgun sequence genome:
- the LOC107616405 gene encoding cell division cycle protein 48 homolog has translation MHGMSVKKTMFIIGATNRPDIIDPALLQPRRLDQLIYIPLPDESSRLQIFKACLRKSPISKDVDLSALARHTHGFSGADITEISSRALDLVKTVPAGSGSDQMSGSRWGGGESLMVRKRGLYV, from the coding sequence ATGCATGGAATGTCTGTTAAGAAAACAATGTTCATCATTGGAGCAACAAACAGACCTGACATTATAGACCCTGCATTGCTTCAGCCAAGACGTCTTGACCAATTGATATATATTCCTTTACCGGATGAGAGTTCACGTCTCCAGATCTTCAAGGCGTGCTTGAGGAAGTCACCAATCTCGAAGGACGTTGATCTTTCGGCTCTTGCTCGTCATACACATGGATTTAGTGGTGCAGACATTACTGAGATATCATCACGAGCTCTCGATCTGGTAAAGACAGTTCCGGCTGGAAGCGGAAGCGATCAGATGAGTGGGTCGCGGTGGGGAGGTGGAGAGAGCCTGATGGTGAGAAAGAGAGGTCTGTATGTGTAA